From a single Phragmites australis chromosome 7, lpPhrAust1.1, whole genome shotgun sequence genomic region:
- the LOC133923845 gene encoding uncharacterized protein LOC133923845 isoform X2, whose protein sequence is MEPPPPPPPAIPREAWEGCSVLLDINDGDRLAFFRLSPAATVKIGNKTCSLQPLVGRPFGSLFRVGADGLVPCAAADAPSLRDNSTRDGADGQVQDETRDNRSLVDNNTAQNLSSDDIEAMKRDGASGDEIVEALIANSSTFRKKTVFSQEKYKLKKQKKYAPKVLLRRPSTRRFMRVDTLSLLLSMANIGPYSDVLVVDMVGGLVVGAVAERLGGTGYVCSTYLSKAPSSIDIIRMYNLSSDMASRIVQAPLSDLCSLQNPGNTPSVANGGTQGEVIEPIVVSAEDTQLSLAQQGDTAVSDEKPPLSAEQPIDMEISEPSLDEHLVQDENSSLDCKGNDGRSIASKSLKPGKTPSPEKMEYWKEHGFSSLIVASPDYEVESLVADLLPLLSYSAPFAIYHRNLQPLATCMHSLQGSKMAIGLQISEPWLREYQVLPSRTHPHMQMDAFGGYILSGIRIHNTDCVIQNK, encoded by the exons atggagccgccgccgccgccgccgccggcgattCCCCGGGAGGCGTGGGAGGGCTGCAGCGTCCTCCTAGACATCAACGACGGCGACCGCCTCGCCTTCTTCCGCCTCAGCCCCGCGGC GACGGTGAAGATCGGGAACAAGACCTGCTCGCTGCAGCCGCTCGTGGGCCGCCCCTTCGGCTCCCTTTTCCGCGTCGGCGCCGACGGACTCGTCCCCTGCGCCGCCGCTGACGCCCCATCACTTCGCG ATAATAGCACACGAGATGGTGCTGATGGCCAAGTGCAGGATGAAACCAGGGACAATAGGTCCCTGGTTGATAATAATACAGCTCAAAATTTATCTAGCGATGACATAGAGGCAATGAAGAG GGACGGTGCAAGTGGCGACGAGATTGTGGAAGCTTTGATAGCAAATAGCTCCACATTTAGAAAGAAGACTGTATTTTCACAA GAGAAATACAAgttaaagaaacaaaagaaatatgCACCTAAAGTTCTTTTGCGACGCCCCTCTACCCGAAG GTTTATGCGAGTTGACACACTGTCTCTCTTGTTGTCTATGGCAAATATTGGTCCATATTCAGATGTGCTTGTGGTTGATATGGTTGGAGGTTTAGTTGTTGGAGCTGTTGCTGAGCGCTTAGGAG GTACAGGATATGTTTGCAGCACATATCTTAGTAAAGCACCCAGCTCCATAGACATTATAAGAATGTACAATTTGAGTAGTGACATGGCCAGCAG GATTGTTCAGGCGCCACTTAGTGACCTATGCTCATTGCAAAATCCTGGCAATACCCCTTCTGTTGCCAATGGTGGCACTCAGGGGGAGGTGATCGAACCTATTGTAGTATCAGCTGAGGATACACAGTTATCTCTGGCACAACAAGGTGACACAGCAGTATCAGATGAGAAGCCACCATTATCGGCAGAACAACCAATTGATATGGAGATCTCTGAGCCTTCATTGGATGAGCATCTTGTTCAGGACGAAAATTCGTCTTTAG ATTGCAAAGGCAATGATGGTAGGTCAATAGCATCCAAATCACTTAAACCCGGAAAGACACCATCACCAGAGAAGATGGAATATTGGAAAGAACATGGCTTTAGCAG CTTGATTGTTGCTTCCCCGGACTATGAGGTTGAAAGTTTGGTTGCTGATCTGCTTCCACTATTGTCGTATTCAGCTCCATTTGCTATCTATCATCGGAATCTTCAG CCTCTTGCGACTTGCATGCATAGCTTGCAAGGATCAAAAATGGCTATTGGATTGCAGATTTCTGAACCCTGGCTTCGTGAATACCAG GTCCTTCCATCACGCACTCATCCACACATGCAAATGGACGCATTTGGTGGTTATATTTTGAGCGGCATAAGGATACACAATACAGATTGTGTAATACAGAACAAGTGA
- the LOC133923845 gene encoding uncharacterized protein LOC133923845 isoform X1 encodes MEPPPPPPPAIPREAWEGCSVLLDINDGDRLAFFRLSPAATVKIGNKTCSLQPLVGRPFGSLFRVGADGLVPCAAADAPSLRDNSTRDGADGQVQDETRDNRSLVDNNTAQNLSSDDIEAMKRDGASGDEIVEALIANSSTFRKKTVFSQEKYKLKKQKKYAPKVLLRRPSTRSICETYFKKSPVRIGFMRVDTLSLLLSMANIGPYSDVLVVDMVGGLVVGAVAERLGGTGYVCSTYLSKAPSSIDIIRMYNLSSDMASRIVQAPLSDLCSLQNPGNTPSVANGGTQGEVIEPIVVSAEDTQLSLAQQGDTAVSDEKPPLSAEQPIDMEISEPSLDEHLVQDENSSLDCKGNDGRSIASKSLKPGKTPSPEKMEYWKEHGFSSLIVASPDYEVESLVADLLPLLSYSAPFAIYHRNLQPLATCMHSLQGSKMAIGLQISEPWLREYQVLPSRTHPHMQMDAFGGYILSGIRIHNTDCVIQNK; translated from the exons atggagccgccgccgccgccgccgccggcgattCCCCGGGAGGCGTGGGAGGGCTGCAGCGTCCTCCTAGACATCAACGACGGCGACCGCCTCGCCTTCTTCCGCCTCAGCCCCGCGGC GACGGTGAAGATCGGGAACAAGACCTGCTCGCTGCAGCCGCTCGTGGGCCGCCCCTTCGGCTCCCTTTTCCGCGTCGGCGCCGACGGACTCGTCCCCTGCGCCGCCGCTGACGCCCCATCACTTCGCG ATAATAGCACACGAGATGGTGCTGATGGCCAAGTGCAGGATGAAACCAGGGACAATAGGTCCCTGGTTGATAATAATACAGCTCAAAATTTATCTAGCGATGACATAGAGGCAATGAAGAG GGACGGTGCAAGTGGCGACGAGATTGTGGAAGCTTTGATAGCAAATAGCTCCACATTTAGAAAGAAGACTGTATTTTCACAA GAGAAATACAAgttaaagaaacaaaagaaatatgCACCTAAAGTTCTTTTGCGACGCCCCTCTACCCGAAG CATTTGTGAGACATATTTCAAGAAAAGTCCTGTTCGAATAGg GTTTATGCGAGTTGACACACTGTCTCTCTTGTTGTCTATGGCAAATATTGGTCCATATTCAGATGTGCTTGTGGTTGATATGGTTGGAGGTTTAGTTGTTGGAGCTGTTGCTGAGCGCTTAGGAG GTACAGGATATGTTTGCAGCACATATCTTAGTAAAGCACCCAGCTCCATAGACATTATAAGAATGTACAATTTGAGTAGTGACATGGCCAGCAG GATTGTTCAGGCGCCACTTAGTGACCTATGCTCATTGCAAAATCCTGGCAATACCCCTTCTGTTGCCAATGGTGGCACTCAGGGGGAGGTGATCGAACCTATTGTAGTATCAGCTGAGGATACACAGTTATCTCTGGCACAACAAGGTGACACAGCAGTATCAGATGAGAAGCCACCATTATCGGCAGAACAACCAATTGATATGGAGATCTCTGAGCCTTCATTGGATGAGCATCTTGTTCAGGACGAAAATTCGTCTTTAG ATTGCAAAGGCAATGATGGTAGGTCAATAGCATCCAAATCACTTAAACCCGGAAAGACACCATCACCAGAGAAGATGGAATATTGGAAAGAACATGGCTTTAGCAG CTTGATTGTTGCTTCCCCGGACTATGAGGTTGAAAGTTTGGTTGCTGATCTGCTTCCACTATTGTCGTATTCAGCTCCATTTGCTATCTATCATCGGAATCTTCAG CCTCTTGCGACTTGCATGCATAGCTTGCAAGGATCAAAAATGGCTATTGGATTGCAGATTTCTGAACCCTGGCTTCGTGAATACCAG GTCCTTCCATCACGCACTCATCCACACATGCAAATGGACGCATTTGGTGGTTATATTTTGAGCGGCATAAGGATACACAATACAGATTGTGTAATACAGAACAAGTGA
- the LOC133923844 gene encoding magnesium-chelatase subunit ChlH, chloroplastic, with translation MSSLVSTPFATATGAAQKLCAPVPLHSFLLSRRQFAATRGRGATIRCAVAGGNGLFTQTNPDVRRVVPPEQRGLPRVKVVYVVLEAQYQSSVTAAVQQLNADPRRAAAFEVVGYLVEELRDEDTYRAFCADLADANVFIGSLIFVEELALKVKAAVEKERDRMDAVLVFPSMPEVMRLNKLGSFSMSQLGQSKSPFFQLFKRNKNSSGSFADSMLKLVRTLPKVLKYLPSDKAQDARLYILSLQFWLGGSPDNLQNFLKMIAGSYVPALKGAGIKYDDPVLYLDAGIWHPLAPTMYEDVKEYLNWYGTRRDANDKLKDPNAPIIGLVLQRSHIVTGDDGHYVAVIMELEAMGAKVIPIFAGGLDFSGPTQRYLVDSITGKPFVNAVVSLTGFALVGGPARQDHPRAIAALQKLDVPYIVALPLVFQTTEEWLNSTLGLHPIQVALQVALPELDGGMEPIVFAGRDPRTGKSHALHKRVEQLCTRAIRWAKLKRKTKEEKKLAITVFSFPPDKGNVGSAAYLNVFDSIYSVLKDLKNDGYNIEDLPDTPEALIEEVIHDKEAQFNSPNLNVAYRMNVREYQALTSYASLLEENWGKPPGHLNSDGENLLVYGKQYGNVFIGVQPTFGYEGDPMRLLFSKSASPHHGFAAYYTFVEKIFQADAVLHFGTHGSLEFMPGKQVGMSDTCFPDSLIGNIPNIYYYAANNPSEATVAKRRSYANTISYLTPPAENAGLYKGLKQLSELISSYQSLKDTGRGPQIVSSIISTAKQCNLDKDVPLPEEGVELPPKERDLIVGKVYAKIMEIESRLLPCGLHVIGEPPSAIEAVATLVNIAALDRPEDNIFSLPSILAETVGRNIEDVYRGSDKGILADVELLRQITEASRGAITAFVEKTTNSKGQVVDVANKLSTILGFGLSEPWVQYLSKTKFLRADREKLRVLFAFLGECLKLIVADNELGSLKLALDGSYVEPGPGGDPIRNPKVLPTGKNIHALDPQSIPTTAALKSAKIVVERLLERQKVDNGGKYPETVALVLWGTDNIKTYGESLAQVLWMIGVRPVTDTFGRVNRVEPVSLEELGRPRIDVVVNCSGVFRDLFINQMNLLDRAVKMVAELDEPAEMNYVRKHAQEQAEELGVSLREAATRVFSNASGSYSSNVNLAVENASWTDEKQLQDMYLSRKSFAFDSDAPGAGMKEKRKAFELALATADATFQNLDSSEISLTDVSHYFDSDPTKLVQGLRKDGRAPSSYIADTTTANAQVRTLSETVRLDARTKLLNPKWYEGMMKSGYEGVREIEKRLTNTVGWSATSGQVDNWVYEEANSTFIEDEAMRKRLMETNPNSFRKLVQTFLEASGRGYWETSEENLEKLRELYSEVEDKIEGIDR, from the exons ATGTCGTCTTTAGTGTCCACTCCATTCGCTACGGCCACCGGGGCGGCGCAGAAGCTCTGTGCGCCCGTGCCGCTCCACTCCTTCCTGCTCAGCCGCCGCCAGTTCGCCGCCACGCGGGGCCGCGGCGCCACGATACGGTGCGCGGTGGCCGGCGGGAACGGGCTGTTCACGCAGACCAACCCCGACGTGCGCCGGGTGGTGCCGCCCGAGCAGCGCGGGCTCCCCCGGGTCAAGGTGGTCTACGTCGTCCTGGAGGCGCAGTACCAGTCCTCGGTCACCGCGGCCGTGCAGCAGCTCAACGCCGacccgcgccgcgccgccgccttcgAGGTCGTGGGCTACCTCGTCGAGGAGCTCCGGGACGAGGACACATACCGCGCCTTCTGCGCCGACCTCGCCGACGCCAATGTCTTCATCGGCTCCCTCATCTTCGTCGAGGAGCTGGCGCTTAAGGTGAAGGCCGCCGTCGAGAAGGAGCGCGACAGGATGGACGCCGTGCTCGTCTTCCCGTCCATGCCGGAGGTCATGCGCCTCAACAAGCTCGGCTCCTTCAGCATGTCGCAGCTGGGGCAGTCCAAGAGCCCCTTCTTCCAGCTCTTCAAGCGCAACAAGAACTCCTCCGGCAGCTTCGCAGACAGCATGCTCAAGCTCGTGCGGACGCTGCCCAAGGTGCTCAAGTACCTGCCCTCCGACAAGGCGCAGGACGCGCGCCTCTACATCCTCAGCCTCCAGTTCTGGCTCGGCGGGTCGCCGGACAACCTCCAGAACTTCCTCAAGATGATCGCCGGCTCCTACGTGCCCGCGCTCAAGGGCGCCGGCATCAAGTACGACGACCCCGTGCTCTACCTCGACGCCGGTATCTGGCACCCGCTCGCGCCCACCATGTACGAAGACGTCAAGGAGTACCTCAACTGGTACGGCACGCGCCGGGACGCCAACGACAAGCTCAAGGACCCCAACGCGCCGATCATCGGCCTCGTCCTGCAGAGGAGCCACATTGTCACCGGGGACGACGGTCACTACGTGGCCGTCATCATGGAGCTGGAGGCCATGGGTGCCAAGGTCATACCCATCTTCGCCGGCGGCCTCGACTTCTCCGGACCCACTCAGCGGTACCTGGTCGATTCCATCACCGGCAAGCCGTTCGTTAACGCGGTGGTGTCGCTGACCGGGTTCGCGCTCGTCGGCGGACCGGCGAGGCAGGACCACCCCAGGGCGATCGCCGCGCTGCAGAAGCTGGACGTGCCGTACATCGTCGCGCTCCCGCTCGTGTTCCAGACCACGGAGGAGTGGCTGAACAGCACCTTGGGGCTTCACCCCATCCAGGTCGCGCTGCAGGTCGCGCTCCCGGAGCTCGATGGCGGGATGGAACCCATCGTGTTCGCCGGCCGGGACCCGAGGACAG GGAAATCGCATGCATTGCACAAGAGGGTGGAGCAGCTCTGCACTAGAGCAATCAGATGGGCAAAACTCAAGAGGAAAACTAAG GAAGAGAAGAAATTGGCAATCACTGTTTTCAGCTTCCCACCAGACAAGGGCAACGTTGGGAGTGCAGCATATCTGAATGTGTTCGACTCCATCTACTCTGTCCTCAAAGATCTCAAGAATGACGGCTACAACATCGAGGATCTTCCAGACACGCCTGAAGCCCTAATCGAGGAGGTGATCCATGACAAGGAAGCCCAGTTCAACAGCCCCAACCTCAATGTTGCTTACCGCATGAACGTGCGTGAGTACCAGGCACTCACTTCCTATGCCTCCTTGCTCGAGGAGAACTGGGGCAAGCCACCTGGGCACCTCAATTCTGATGGCGAGAACCTCCTTGTCTATGGGAAGCAGTATGGCAATGTCTTCATCGGTGTGCAGCCCACTTTTGGGTATGAAGGTGACCCGATGCGGCTTCTGTTCTCAAAGTCTGCCAGCCCTCACCATGGCTTTGCAGCATACTACACTTTTGTTGAGAAGATCTTCCAGGCAGATGCTGTTCTGCACTTCGGCACACACGGGTCCCTCGAGTTCATGCCGGGCAAACAGGTCGGGATGAGTGATACATGCTTTCCTGACAGTCTCATTGGCAACATCCCCAACATCTACTACTATGCAGCAAACAACCCATCAGAGGCCACGGTTGCCAAGCGCCGAAGCTATGCAAACACCATCAGCTACCTGACACCACCGGCTGAGAATGCCGGTCTCTACAAGGGGCTCAAGCAGCTGTCAGAGCTCATCTCCTCCTACCAGTCTCTCAAGGACACAGGGCGTGGCCCGCAGATTGTGAGCTCAATCATCAGCACCGCAAAGCAGTGTAACCTCGACAAGGACGTTCCATTGCCCGAGGAAGGCGTGGAGCTCCCACCAAAAGAGCGTGACCTTATTGTTGGAAAGGTGTACGCCAAGATCATGGAGATAGAGTCACGGCTCCTGCCGTGTGGTCTGCATGTGATTGGTGAGCCACCAAGTGCCATCGAAGCTGTGGCCACATTGGTGAACATAGCTGCTCTTGACCGCCCAGAGGACAACATATTCTCACTGCCCAGCATACTTGCTGAGACAGTGGGAAGGAACATTGAAGATGTGTACAGGGGAAGTGACAAGGGCATACTGGCTGATGTTGAGCTTCTGAGGCAGATAACTGAAGCTTCACGTGGTGCCATCACTGCCTTTGTTGAGAAGACCACAAACAGCAAGGGGCAAGTTGTCGATGTCGCTAACAAGCTGAGTACCATTCTTGGTTTTGGTCTCTCAGAACCATGGGTGCAGTACTTGTCCAAGACCAAGTTCCTCAGGGCAGATAGGGAGAAGTTGAGGGTCTTGTTTGCATTCCTGGGGGAGTGCTTGAAGCTGATTGTGGCAGACAATGAGCTGGGCAGCTTGAAGCTTGCCCTCGACGGAAGCTATGTTGAACCTGGCCCCGGTGGCGATCCAATCCGTAACCCAAAGGTTCTCCCAACAGGGAAGAACATCCATGCTCTTGACCCGCAGTCGATCCCGACTACGGCTGCCTTGAAGAGTGCCAAGATTGTTGTAGAACGTCTGCTGGAGAGGCAAAAGGTTGACAATGGCGGCAAGTATCCTGAGACAGTTGCACTTGTCTTGTGGGGCACTGATAACATCAAGACCTACGGTGAGTCATTGGCCCAGGTGCTGTGGATGATTGGTGTCCGGCCAGTCACTGACACCTTCGGCCGTGTCAACCGTGTGGAGCCTGTCAGCCTTGAGGAGCTTGGACGTCCCAGGATCGATGTCGTCGTCAATTGCTCGGGTGTCTTCAGGGATCTTTTCATCAACCAG ATGAACCTGTTGGACCGGGCCGTGAAGATGGTCGCTGAACTGGATGAGCCAGCAGAGATGAACTATGTGCGCAAGCATGCCCAGGAGCAGGCAGAGGAGCTAGGTGTCTCACTAAGAGAGGCAGCAACAAGGGTGTTCTCAAATGCATCAGGCTCTTACTCATCGAATGTGAACTTGGCAGTGGAGAATGCATCATGGACCGACGAGAAGCAGCTCCAGGACATGTACCTGAGCCGCAAGTCTTTTGCATTTGACAGCGATGCTCCTGGGGCCGGCATGAAAGAGAAGCGCAAGGCGTTCGAGCTTGCTCTGGCAACAGCAGATGCCACATTCCAGAACCTCGACTCGTCGGAGATCTCACTCACAGATGTGAGCCACTACTTCGACTCGGACCCAACAAAACTGGTGCAAGGGCTGCGCAAGGATGGACGGGCTCCTTCCTCGTACATAGCAGACACAACCACAGCAAATGCCCAGGTGAGGACACTGTCGGAGACGGTGCGTCTTGATGCGAGGACCAAGCTACTGAACCCCAAGTGGTACGAGGGGATGATGAAGAGTGGCTACGAGGGAGTTCGAGAGATTGAGAAGCGGCTCACAAATACCGTTGGATGGAGTGCAACATCTGGACAAGTTGACAACTGGGTTTATGAGGAGGCAAACTCCACATTCATCGAAGATGAGGCCATGAGGAAGAGGCTCATGGAGACCAACCCCAATTCATTCAGGAAGCTGGTTCAAACCTTCCTAGAAGCCAGTGGCAGAGGCTACTGGGAGACATCAGAGGAGAACTTGGAAAAGCTCAGGGAGCTCTACTCAGAGGTTGAAGACAAAATTGAGGGAATAGACCGGTAA
- the LOC133923846 gene encoding uncharacterized protein LOC133923846, protein MTVGTRCARRGRGGSGGRTGGTEEEEAVTASVQAVTTRGRNNALVNPSQTRSICSAGLRMAAVPLPDGAVVHFCLPRAGPAHPRKVVKLQQRRRRGLARPAAAGHRCGRERWSRAWLDARYGSRRRRAGRDLGRAAAADDEQILVASCSLGNKRQQSESISDPVDGENKSCSLLIDEEANLAQDAMQMEQSML, encoded by the exons ATGACGGTGGGGACGCGATGCGCGAGGAGAGGGCGCGGGGGAAGCGGCGGTAGGACGGGCGGcacggaagaggaggaggcggtaACCGCGTCGGTGCAAGCGGTGACAACGCGGGGGAGGAATAATGCCCTTGTCAACCCGAGCCAGACGCGCTCCATCTGCTCCGCAGGGCTACGCATGGCCGCCGTGCCGCTGCCGGACGGCGCCGTCGTGCACTTCTGTCTCCCGCGCGCCGGCCCGGCCCACCCCCGCAAGGTGGTGAAGTTACAgcagcggcgccggcgcggcctAGCGCGACCTGCAGCGGCAGGGCATCGCTGCGGCAGAGAGCGCTGGAGCCGGGCATGGCTTGATGCGAGGTACggcagccggcgccggcgcgcggGGCGTGACCTGGGGCGTGCTGCGGCGGCCGATGATGAACAGATTCTGGTTGCATCTTGTTCTCTTGGAAACAAGCGACAGCAATCTGAA AGCATATCTGATCCAGTAGATGGGGAAAACAAATCGTGTTCACTTTTAATTGATGAGGAAGCCAATTTGGCGcaagatgcaatgcaaatggaACAATCAATGTTATGA